In the Pan paniscus chromosome 8, NHGRI_mPanPan1-v2.0_pri, whole genome shotgun sequence genome, one interval contains:
- the LOC129393264 gene encoding zinc-regulated GTPase metalloprotein activator 1A-like isoform X6 — protein sequence MLPAVGSADEEEDCPELVPIETTQSEEEEKSGLGAKIPVTIITGYLGAGKTTLLNYILTEQHSKRVTVILNEFGEGSVLEKSLAVSQGGELYEEWLELRNGCLCSSVK from the exons ATGTTACCGGCTGTTGGATCTGCGGATGAGGAAGAGGATTGTCCTGAATTGGTTCCCATTGAGACGACGCAAAGCGAGGAGGAGGAAAAGTCTGGCCTCGGCGCCAAGATCCCAGTCACAATCATCACCGGGTATTTAG gtGCTGGGAAGACAACACTTCTGAACTATATTTTGACAGAGCAACATAGTAAAAGAGTAACggtcattttaaatgaatttgggGAAG GAAGTGTGCTGGAGAAATCCTTAGCTGTCAGCCAAGGTGGAGAGCTCTATGAAGAGTGGCTGGAACTTAGAAACGGTTGCCTCTGCTCTTCAGTGAAGTGA
- the LOC129393264 gene encoding zinc-regulated GTPase metalloprotein activator 1A-like isoform X7, giving the protein MYFKRAPRAFPVLLTGAGKTTLLNYILTEQHSKRVTVILNEFGEGSVLEKSLAVSQGGELYEEWLELRNGCLCSSVK; this is encoded by the exons ATGTATTTCAAACGTGCCCCTCGGGCCTTTCCCGTGTTGCTCACTG gtGCTGGGAAGACAACACTTCTGAACTATATTTTGACAGAGCAACATAGTAAAAGAGTAACggtcattttaaatgaatttgggGAAG GAAGTGTGCTGGAGAAATCCTTAGCTGTCAGCCAAGGTGGAGAGCTCTATGAAGAGTGGCTGGAACTTAGAAACGGTTGCCTCTGCTCTTCAGTGAAGTGA